A single window of Vibrio sp. HB236076 DNA harbors:
- the pssA gene encoding CDP-diacylglycerol--serine O-phosphatidyltransferase yields the protein MMVNSNPLQSLPSLAVKAQDVTILHSAKEYRQTLLNLIQQAKSRIYLVALYLEDDEAGREILEALYTAKLANPELDIKLCVDWHRAQRGLIGASQSEGNAAMYKRFAEHYNAHIPVYGIPVRGKEVFGVLHLKGFIFDDTVLYSGASMNNVYLHHKDKYRFDRYHLFHHQGLADCMVNFIEQQMLAHPAVNDLASPVKPHTRDLKAEIRQFRGQLSRARYQFEPQEAQQGQMAITPLVGLGKRRNELNIRIIQLIASAKEEVFICTPYFNFPRAVSRAIRRALKRGVKVSIVVGDKTANDFYISPQDEFKTIGGLPYLYELNLRKFAKANEAHIAARRLCLHLWKHDHNSFHLKGMWVDKQYMLITGNNFNPRAWSLDLENGLLINDTTQSMTPMFEDEVSNILHHTKLICTYKQFEKIDHYPVPAQRLIRKILRVKADRVLKRIL from the coding sequence ATGATGGTCAATTCAAATCCATTACAATCGTTACCCAGTTTAGCGGTCAAGGCTCAGGATGTTACTATCCTTCACTCGGCCAAAGAGTATCGGCAAACGCTGTTAAATTTGATCCAACAAGCCAAAAGCCGTATCTATCTAGTGGCGCTTTATCTAGAAGATGATGAAGCGGGTCGCGAGATTTTAGAGGCCTTATACACAGCCAAACTCGCCAACCCAGAGCTTGATATTAAATTGTGTGTCGATTGGCATCGTGCCCAACGCGGCTTGATTGGTGCAAGTCAATCGGAAGGCAATGCGGCGATGTACAAGCGATTTGCAGAGCATTACAACGCTCACATCCCAGTCTACGGTATCCCAGTACGAGGGAAAGAAGTGTTCGGGGTCTTGCACTTAAAAGGCTTTATCTTTGATGACACAGTGCTCTACAGCGGCGCCAGTATGAATAATGTCTACTTGCACCACAAAGATAAATACCGCTTCGACCGCTACCATCTTTTCCACCATCAAGGGTTAGCGGACTGCATGGTCAACTTTATTGAACAGCAAATGCTCGCGCATCCCGCAGTCAATGACCTAGCCTCGCCCGTGAAACCTCATACTCGTGACCTCAAAGCGGAGATCAGGCAATTTAGAGGGCAACTTTCACGCGCTCGTTACCAGTTTGAACCCCAAGAAGCTCAACAAGGTCAAATGGCCATCACGCCATTGGTTGGGCTTGGCAAACGACGTAATGAACTCAATATCCGCATTATTCAGTTGATTGCCTCAGCGAAAGAAGAAGTCTTTATCTGTACCCCGTATTTTAATTTTCCTCGGGCGGTATCCCGTGCGATTCGTCGCGCATTAAAACGAGGGGTTAAGGTCTCTATCGTGGTCGGCGATAAAACGGCGAATGACTTTTACATCTCACCGCAAGATGAATTTAAAACCATTGGCGGGTTGCCGTATCTTTACGAACTCAATTTACGCAAGTTTGCCAAAGCCAACGAAGCGCACATTGCCGCTCGGAGACTGTGCTTACACCTGTGGAAGCACGACCACAATAGTTTCCATTTGAAAGGCATGTGGGTCGATAAGCAATACATGCTGATCACCGGCAATAACTTCAACCCAAGGGCATGGAGTTTGGATCTTGAAAACGGGTTATTGATCAATGACACGACACAATCAATGACCCCGATGTTTGAGGATGAAGTCAGTAATATTTTGCACCACACTAAGCTCATCTGCACCTACAAACAGTTCGAGAAAATCGACCATTATCCAGTGCCGGCCCAGCGCTTGATCCGCAAGATCTTAAGAGTCAAAGCGGATCGTGTATTAAAGCGGATTTTATAA
- a CDS encoding RNA-binding protein, with product MSKKLIFSFTLLLVIGCIVLSYLEHAIHPAVSFIAGVVAAVLLIVGVRGLRTAPEEETSTVTKTLYVGNLPYKANESNVRDLFAEYGEVFAVRLMKDKRTGKRRGFGFVVMTATDADGAISALNEASYMQRTLKVRVANDPKHEDSADSE from the coding sequence ATGTCTAAAAAATTGATTTTTTCATTCACACTGCTTCTTGTGATCGGATGCATTGTTCTTTCTTATCTTGAGCATGCGATCCACCCAGCAGTCAGTTTTATCGCAGGCGTTGTTGCGGCTGTTCTTTTAATTGTTGGTGTTCGTGGTTTGCGTACGGCTCCCGAGGAAGAAACCAGTACCGTAACGAAAACGCTGTACGTGGGTAATCTTCCTTATAAAGCAAACGAATCAAATGTACGTGATTTATTTGCAGAGTACGGCGAGGTGTTTGCCGTTCGATTAATGAAAGACAAACGCACCGGTAAACGCCGAGGTTTTGGCTTTGTCGTCATGACGGCCACCGATGCCGACGGTGCGATTTCCGCGCTCAATGAAGCAAGCTATATGCAACGGACTTTAAAAGTGCGTGTTGCCAATGATCCTAAACACGAGGATAGTGCAGACAGCGAATAG
- the dbpA gene encoding ATP-dependent RNA helicase DbpA has protein sequence MSQLSFTSLPLSQPLLSNLESMGYHTMTPIQALSLPKILQGKDIIGQGKTGSGKTAAFSLGLLSNLNVKRFRVQSLVLCPTRELADQVAGEIRTLARAVHNIKVLTLCGGTPMGPQIGSLEHGAHILVGTPGRILDHLLKGRIDLSELNTLILDEADRMLEMGFQESLDTIIDYAPKHRQTLLFSATFPSEIESMAAGLMVEPEVVKVESNHDQATITQHFYQIDDNQERERALRLLLMAHQPQSAVIFCNTKREVQSVTDLLNTHGFSVVELHGDMEQKDRDQALIRFANKSVSLLVATDVAARGLDVDNLDAVFNYELSRDPEVHVHRIGRTGRAGSQGVAFNFYRSKEGHRLSAIEEALGHSINTSSLPEDEVLNQRPYFAPMHTIQIDGGKKQKVRPGDILGVLTAEGGLKGEQIGKITVQAMRAYVAVNHDVVKQALRQFENRKMKGRQFRARWLK, from the coding sequence TTGAGCCAATTATCATTTACTTCTCTCCCGCTTAGCCAACCGTTGTTGAGTAACCTAGAGAGTATGGGTTACCACACTATGACGCCAATACAAGCTTTGAGTCTGCCTAAGATTTTGCAAGGTAAAGATATCATTGGTCAGGGAAAAACCGGTTCGGGTAAAACGGCCGCTTTCTCATTAGGCTTGTTGTCTAACTTAAACGTAAAACGCTTTCGAGTGCAAAGTTTAGTCTTGTGTCCAACCCGTGAACTTGCCGATCAGGTAGCCGGTGAAATTCGCACCTTAGCAAGGGCGGTTCACAATATTAAAGTACTGACCTTATGCGGTGGCACACCAATGGGACCGCAAATTGGCTCACTAGAGCATGGAGCACATATCTTAGTGGGTACGCCAGGTCGTATTCTGGATCACTTGCTCAAAGGGCGTATCGACTTATCTGAGCTCAATACCCTGATTTTAGATGAAGCGGATCGGATGCTGGAAATGGGCTTTCAAGAGTCATTAGATACAATTATCGACTACGCTCCAAAGCACAGACAAACTTTGTTATTCAGTGCGACTTTCCCCAGTGAGATTGAATCCATGGCAGCGGGACTGATGGTTGAGCCCGAAGTCGTTAAAGTGGAATCGAACCACGATCAAGCGACGATTACTCAACATTTTTATCAGATTGATGACAACCAAGAACGTGAACGCGCCTTGCGTTTATTGTTAATGGCACATCAACCTCAGTCTGCGGTTATCTTTTGCAATACGAAGCGCGAAGTACAATCGGTGACAGACTTGCTGAACACCCATGGTTTTAGTGTGGTTGAGTTACACGGTGATATGGAGCAAAAGGATCGAGACCAGGCTCTGATCCGCTTTGCGAATAAAAGTGTGTCTCTATTAGTTGCTACCGATGTGGCGGCACGAGGCTTGGATGTCGACAATCTGGATGCGGTATTTAATTATGAACTCTCTCGCGATCCTGAAGTTCACGTTCATCGCATAGGCCGTACAGGTCGCGCTGGAAGCCAAGGTGTGGCATTTAACTTTTATCGCAGTAAAGAAGGCCATCGTTTATCTGCCATTGAAGAGGCGCTTGGTCACTCAATCAACACATCGTCTTTACCAGAGGACGAGGTTCTCAATCAACGTCCATATTTCGCTCCTATGCATACGATACAAATCGATGGTGGTAAGAAACAGAAAGTTCGCCCCGGTGATATTCTCGGTGTACTCACGGCTGAAGGTGGCCTAAAAGGCGAGCAGATTGGCAAAATTACTGTGCAAGCGATGCGCGCCTATGTGGCGGTGAATCACGATGTGGTGAAACAGGCACTACGTCAGTTTGAAAATCGGAAGATGAAAGGCCGACAATTTCGTGCTCGTTGGTTGAAGTAA
- the trmA gene encoding tRNA (uridine(54)-C5)-methyltransferase TrmA, protein MASLDVNPQDYQQQLDEKVQRLTDLFAPFEAPELEVFPSPAQYYRMRAEFRVWHEGDDLYYVMFNQETKEKYRVDQFPVASQLINQLMPTLIDELKSHDLLRHKLFQVDFLSTLSGEVLVSLLYHKPLSDEWQAQAKLLKQRLVEKGFALNLIGRARKMKVVLDRDYVIETLNVHGQDYIYQQVENSFTQPNGKVAEKMLEWAVDCTRNSQGDLLELYCGNGNFSLALAQNFNRVLATELAKPSVDSAQYNIAANNIDNVQIIRMSAEEFTEAMEGKREFRRLKQAGVELSDYDCNTIFVDPPRAGMDIDTCKMVQGYQRIMYISCNPETLKDNLEVLSQTHRITKFALFDQFPFTHHMEAGVLLERIK, encoded by the coding sequence ATGGCAAGCCTCGATGTCAATCCGCAAGACTATCAACAACAACTGGACGAAAAAGTGCAGCGTCTCACCGACCTATTCGCACCCTTTGAAGCGCCAGAATTAGAAGTCTTCCCCTCACCTGCGCAGTATTACCGTATGCGTGCCGAGTTTCGAGTTTGGCATGAAGGCGATGATCTCTACTATGTGATGTTTAATCAAGAGACCAAAGAGAAATATCGCGTTGATCAATTCCCAGTGGCCAGTCAACTGATCAACCAATTAATGCCGACCTTGATTGACGAGCTAAAAAGCCATGATCTGCTCCGCCATAAATTGTTTCAAGTCGACTTTTTATCGACCCTCAGTGGCGAAGTTCTGGTGTCTTTACTGTATCACAAGCCATTGAGTGATGAGTGGCAAGCACAAGCCAAATTACTTAAGCAGCGTTTGGTCGAAAAAGGCTTTGCGCTTAACCTGATTGGCCGGGCACGAAAAATGAAAGTGGTGTTGGATCGCGACTATGTTATCGAAACACTAAATGTTCACGGTCAAGACTATATTTACCAACAAGTGGAAAACAGCTTTACTCAACCCAATGGCAAAGTGGCAGAGAAAATGCTGGAGTGGGCGGTAGACTGCACGCGTAACAGCCAAGGTGATTTATTAGAGCTGTACTGCGGCAATGGCAACTTTTCACTGGCGCTCGCTCAAAACTTTAACCGCGTTTTAGCCACGGAACTGGCAAAGCCTTCCGTCGATTCAGCGCAGTACAATATCGCCGCCAATAATATCGACAATGTGCAGATTATTCGCATGTCGGCTGAAGAGTTCACCGAAGCCATGGAAGGCAAACGAGAGTTTCGCCGTCTTAAGCAAGCGGGCGTGGAGCTGAGTGACTATGACTGCAATACTATTTTCGTTGATCCACCTCGCGCGGGTATGGATATCGATACCTGTAAAATGGTGCAAGGCTATCAGCGTATTATGTACATCTCTTGCAACCCTGAGACGTTAAAAGACAACCTGGAAGTACTATCGCAAACGCACCGTATCACTAAGTTTGCGCTCTTTGATCAGTTCCCTTTCACCCACCACATGGAAGCGGGCGTGCTGCTAGAGCGTATTAAATAA
- the murI gene encoding glutamate racemase, translating into MNKTPSLLVFDSGMGGLSILAAVKARCPYLDFHYLFDNAGYPYGELPAEVLIERVDSLIAQYVNAHQIDLVIIACNTASTIVLPRLRANLTIPVIGVVPAIKPAGQRAKKAIGLIATPATVKRAYTKDLIQRFANQVPVYSLGSTELVMMAEKKLRGVKVDLESLAVILAPIYPRIDVAVLGCTHFPLLKQEIAQVMPGVELIDSGEAIAKRVEAVLGQAHLERVEEKKAYPIYSSAPPWQEDALNGQLDSLGFQPIRCLHYPRV; encoded by the coding sequence ATGAATAAAACCCCTTCTTTACTGGTGTTCGACTCTGGTATGGGTGGCTTGTCTATTTTGGCCGCCGTCAAAGCAAGATGCCCGTACCTTGATTTCCACTACCTCTTTGATAATGCCGGTTACCCATACGGTGAACTGCCTGCTGAGGTTTTGATTGAACGAGTTGACTCTTTGATCGCTCAGTATGTCAACGCCCATCAGATTGACTTGGTGATCATTGCCTGTAACACAGCGAGTACCATTGTCTTGCCTCGCCTAAGAGCGAACTTAACGATACCCGTCATTGGGGTGGTTCCTGCAATTAAGCCAGCAGGGCAAAGGGCAAAAAAAGCAATAGGGTTGATCGCGACGCCGGCAACGGTAAAGCGAGCGTACACAAAAGACTTAATACAGCGCTTTGCCAATCAGGTACCGGTGTACAGTTTGGGCAGTACAGAGCTGGTGATGATGGCAGAAAAGAAGCTGCGTGGGGTGAAGGTCGACCTTGAAAGCCTCGCGGTTATTTTGGCGCCGATATACCCGCGTATTGATGTGGCGGTGCTCGGTTGTACACACTTTCCGCTATTAAAGCAGGAAATCGCACAAGTCATGCCTGGGGTTGAGTTGATTGATTCTGGTGAGGCAATCGCCAAGCGAGTTGAAGCAGTATTAGGCCAAGCTCACTTAGAGAGAGTCGAAGAGAAAAAAGCTTACCCCATATACAGCAGTGCGCCTCCTTGGCAAGAAGACGCACTGAATGGTCAATTGGATAGTTTGGGCTTTCAGCCTATTCGCTGTCTGCACTATCCTCGTGTTTAG
- a CDS encoding GNAT family N-acetyltransferase: MTLPTSSMLDKINIRQLDAIRLPLVKKLYKQHYPSAKPKSDETIYTLEHQKQIIATLRLRTIGQYRLMTGMLVLPTYRQQGVGGALLTYCKENVFQAGDYCFALNHLGDYYQRYGFKIGAVESLPNDLRTLLLRYTGTGKDLIPMSFEKNSNGSN, from the coding sequence GTGACGTTACCAACAAGCTCAATGCTCGACAAGATAAACATTCGCCAACTAGACGCGATTCGTCTACCACTTGTTAAAAAGCTCTACAAGCAACACTATCCAAGTGCTAAGCCCAAATCTGATGAAACCATTTATACCCTAGAGCATCAAAAGCAAATCATCGCGACGTTACGGCTAAGAACCATCGGTCAGTACCGCTTGATGACTGGCATGCTGGTTTTACCAACATACCGTCAGCAAGGCGTAGGGGGAGCGCTATTAACGTATTGTAAAGAAAATGTCTTTCAAGCGGGTGACTACTGCTTTGCTTTAAATCACTTAGGCGATTATTATCAACGATATGGTTTTAAGATCGGCGCAGTAGAATCACTGCCCAACGATCTGCGTACTTTACTGCTCAGGTATACTGGAACGGGTAAAGACTTGATCCCAATGTCATTTGAAAAAAATAGCAATGGCAGCAATTAA
- the cas6f gene encoding type I-F CRISPR-associated endoribonuclease Cas6/Csy4, protein MNYYQEITLLPDADIVLGFLWQNVFQQVHIALVEHKVASNQSLVAVGFPDYRQVKFPLGSKLRLFAKEQATLEKLDIHRWLIRLEDYVHIKGIKPVPNDVTYVSFVRKQVKSPERIERDMQKKAELWAAKSGKPLVECLADLQQSRPTALCSLPFVYLHSQQTKQRSPEKNSKFPLFIEMKQQSTPQDGSFDCYGLSSKANGQSELATVPHF, encoded by the coding sequence ATGAACTACTACCAAGAGATCACTTTATTGCCAGACGCCGACATTGTCTTGGGCTTTCTTTGGCAAAACGTCTTTCAACAAGTGCACATTGCTTTGGTGGAGCACAAAGTGGCGAGCAACCAATCTCTGGTTGCGGTCGGTTTTCCTGATTATCGTCAAGTAAAGTTTCCGCTTGGCAGTAAGTTGCGTCTCTTTGCAAAAGAGCAAGCGACATTGGAAAAGTTGGATATCCACCGCTGGCTAATTCGGTTAGAAGACTATGTACACATCAAAGGGATCAAACCTGTACCAAACGATGTAACTTACGTAAGCTTTGTACGCAAGCAGGTGAAATCTCCTGAACGAATAGAGCGGGATATGCAGAAAAAAGCCGAACTCTGGGCAGCAAAATCCGGTAAACCGCTGGTGGAATGTTTAGCTGATTTACAACAAAGCAGGCCGACAGCATTGTGTTCTTTGCCGTTTGTTTACTTGCATAGCCAGCAAACCAAGCAACGTTCACCAGAAAAAAACAGCAAGTTTCCGCTGTTTATTGAGATGAAGCAGCAAAGTACACCACAAGATGGGAGCTTCGATTGCTATGGTTTGAGTAGCAAAGCGAATGGACAATCAGAATTGGCTACCGTACCGCACTTTTAA
- a CDS encoding TonB-dependent receptor, protein MKKTALALAMASLFPSINALADDDQDNVIVTATRFESKLNESLAPVEVITHKQIEDLQAQSLSEVLRRLPGIQVSNQGGSGQNISLFVRGRATKNVLVLINGVRIGSATTGAANLAAIPLHGVSRIEVLRGPRAAVYGSDAVSGVVNIITEQGKNGETNVTAGLGSYNHKRLSGSVALASDEQWLNMAATYQSEDGYNVVPDSTTDTDSDDDGYISKYFLTDFGKKLNDNWLLKVNGYYQKQYTEYDGFGFADKSDSDLYNLAVITQYQYERWQSHFSLSTNQDKLDSYGNNNSSLFQTNRYTAAWENQYQISEPLAFVGGIEWYRDDVKSSTEYVQEHRDNGSVYIGSYLNPGDFSLDSNFRFDHNSAYGSFGTYQFAAGYFITNDIRLIASYGTSFKAPTYNDLYYPLSFGYQGNPDLDPEKNKTAEIAIEGQFDLATVRLSTYRNDVEDMIATLSDFSTVENVDEAVIKGVELSSSFDTGPLSHQVSYDYLDTENKSTGEELARRARHSAKWNTAYNIKQWHFDVSYLYQGTRQDSEYNDVVLSPYSLVDFAMSYSFNNGVKLGGKVGNVFDEDYETASGYATPERNYYGSISYTF, encoded by the coding sequence ATGAAAAAAACCGCTCTAGCGTTGGCAATGGCCTCGTTATTTCCCTCAATCAATGCATTAGCTGATGATGATCAAGATAACGTCATCGTCACCGCCACCCGCTTTGAAAGCAAGTTAAACGAATCATTAGCCCCGGTCGAAGTGATTACGCACAAGCAAATCGAAGATCTGCAAGCGCAGTCTTTGAGTGAAGTGCTGCGCCGCTTACCGGGGATTCAAGTGAGTAATCAAGGTGGCTCCGGTCAAAATATCAGTCTGTTTGTTCGTGGCCGAGCAACCAAAAATGTACTGGTATTGATTAACGGTGTGCGTATTGGCAGTGCGACAACAGGGGCGGCAAACTTGGCGGCGATTCCTCTGCATGGCGTGTCACGTATTGAAGTGTTGCGCGGTCCGCGTGCTGCCGTCTATGGGTCGGATGCGGTCAGTGGCGTGGTGAACATCATTACCGAGCAAGGTAAAAATGGCGAAACCAATGTTACCGCAGGGCTGGGTAGCTATAATCATAAACGCTTGAGTGGCAGTGTGGCTCTGGCGAGCGATGAGCAATGGCTTAATATGGCGGCCACTTACCAATCTGAGGATGGGTACAATGTCGTTCCTGATAGCACTACTGACACAGACAGTGATGATGATGGTTATATTAGTAAATATTTCCTCACTGATTTCGGAAAAAAGCTAAACGATAATTGGTTATTAAAAGTTAATGGCTATTACCAAAAGCAATACACGGAATACGATGGTTTTGGTTTTGCCGATAAGTCAGATAGCGACCTCTACAATCTCGCGGTCATTACCCAGTACCAATATGAGCGTTGGCAAAGCCATTTTTCATTATCGACTAACCAAGATAAATTAGATAGTTACGGAAATAATAACTCTAGTCTCTTCCAAACCAATCGCTACACGGCTGCTTGGGAGAACCAATATCAGATTTCAGAGCCTTTGGCGTTTGTCGGGGGCATTGAATGGTATCGAGATGATGTTAAGAGCAGTACTGAATATGTACAAGAACATCGTGATAATGGATCCGTTTATATTGGCAGTTATTTAAACCCAGGTGATTTTTCTTTAGACAGTAACTTCCGTTTCGATCACAACAGTGCTTACGGTTCTTTTGGTACTTATCAATTTGCCGCTGGCTATTTTATCACTAATGATATTCGTTTAATTGCTTCATATGGCACCTCATTCAAAGCGCCTACCTACAACGATTTGTATTATCCACTTAGTTTTGGTTACCAAGGAAATCCTGACCTTGACCCAGAAAAAAATAAGACGGCTGAAATTGCGATAGAAGGTCAGTTTGATTTGGCGACGGTTCGCCTTAGTACCTATAGAAACGATGTCGAAGACATGATTGCCACATTATCTGACTTCTCAACCGTTGAAAATGTTGATGAAGCCGTAATTAAAGGCGTTGAGTTATCATCGAGTTTTGATACAGGACCACTTTCTCACCAAGTCTCTTATGATTATCTTGATACAGAAAATAAATCCACCGGTGAAGAATTAGCTCGCCGCGCACGTCACAGTGCCAAATGGAATACGGCTTATAACATTAAACAATGGCATTTTGATGTTAGTTATTTGTATCAAGGGACTCGACAAGACAGCGAATATAATGATGTTGTTCTTTCTCCATACTCACTGGTCGATTTTGCCATGAGTTATTCATTTAATAACGGTGTCAAACTCGGTGGTAAAGTCGGTAACGTTTTTGATGAAGATTATGAAACGGCCAGCGGATACGCTACCCCTGAGCGTAACTACTACGGCAGCATCAGCTATACCTTCTAA